The following are encoded in a window of uncultured Sphaerochaeta sp. genomic DNA:
- a CDS encoding extracellular solute-binding protein, whose translation MKKQYFVCIALIALLSFISLPVFSQGTKDAAVDGPVTIDLWYGAAVTEAGPPPADWVGFDIIKEKLNIDLKLTTLPSNESDQDVKIQAAAAANNLPDLFMVRRDVLTRLVPQGLVAPVDDLYAKMPTRTATHYNEVSRNHAKFGGKSYGLADPGSIVKNEGLLIRKDWLDNLGLSVPTTTDELLEVMRAFTFDDPDGNGKNDTYGYGAFQEVNNYEAWPGRRLEPILGAFGVEGTWDMTADSAGLNILKPEFYDAMAYLKKMADEGIIDPNWLAYKKDDFRAAWKQGRFGIMREQNAAFAAQSNYAPFDKNFPDGEWMILDPIEGPKGHASIGPYTAGFRIYAISAKAAEEGKKDKIAELLEWMASDEGYFLLGWGVEGVNYTKDANGVPVADGLSNPDLAFSGPVGQTVTQLRNMVFYNGDIELYARYPKYITATSKKEMSALEVLREMQTKQWTPAVGSDMLPIPNADLKRFYEQGLSEFITGKRTLNRSNWNTWIAEFKKLGGQDWNDKGVAFAKENNLLNE comes from the coding sequence ATGAAGAAACAGTATTTCGTATGCATCGCACTTATTGCGTTGCTCTCTTTCATTTCCCTGCCGGTATTCAGTCAGGGAACCAAAGATGCTGCAGTAGATGGCCCGGTGACCATTGATCTGTGGTATGGCGCTGCGGTTACCGAAGCTGGGCCACCCCCAGCCGATTGGGTAGGGTTTGACATTATCAAAGAGAAGTTGAACATCGATCTGAAGCTGACAACGCTTCCCTCCAATGAGAGTGACCAGGATGTAAAGATCCAGGCTGCTGCTGCGGCGAACAATCTTCCCGACTTGTTCATGGTCCGCCGCGATGTATTGACCCGTCTGGTTCCCCAGGGCTTGGTTGCTCCTGTTGATGATCTGTATGCAAAGATGCCTACCCGTACGGCAACCCACTACAACGAGGTAAGTCGTAACCATGCAAAGTTTGGCGGAAAGAGCTATGGACTGGCTGACCCCGGCTCTATTGTCAAGAATGAAGGTTTGTTGATTCGCAAGGATTGGTTGGATAACCTCGGCTTGAGTGTACCAACCACCACTGATGAATTGCTTGAGGTCATGCGAGCCTTCACCTTCGATGACCCTGATGGCAATGGAAAGAATGACACCTACGGTTATGGAGCTTTCCAGGAAGTCAACAACTATGAAGCATGGCCCGGTCGCCGCTTGGAGCCGATCCTTGGTGCATTCGGTGTTGAAGGGACCTGGGACATGACCGCTGACAGCGCTGGCCTGAATATTCTCAAACCCGAATTCTATGATGCCATGGCATATCTCAAGAAGATGGCTGATGAGGGTATCATTGATCCAAACTGGCTTGCCTACAAGAAGGATGATTTCCGTGCTGCTTGGAAGCAGGGTCGTTTTGGTATCATGAGAGAGCAGAATGCTGCCTTTGCAGCCCAGTCCAACTACGCTCCATTCGATAAGAACTTCCCTGACGGTGAGTGGATGATTCTTGATCCAATCGAAGGGCCGAAGGGACATGCCTCGATCGGACCTTACACTGCAGGATTCCGTATTTACGCAATCAGTGCAAAAGCGGCTGAAGAGGGAAAGAAGGACAAGATTGCCGAACTCCTCGAGTGGATGGCCTCGGATGAAGGCTACTTCCTGCTCGGCTGGGGCGTAGAAGGTGTGAACTATACCAAGGATGCGAACGGCGTTCCTGTTGCTGATGGCCTCTCTAATCCTGATCTGGCTTTCAGTGGTCCTGTCGGACAGACAGTTACACAGCTAAGAAACATGGTCTTCTACAATGGTGATATCGAGTTGTATGCTCGCTATCCGAAGTACATCACTGCCACCAGCAAGAAGGAAATGTCTGCACTTGAGGTACTGCGTGAGATGCAGACCAAGCAGTGGACTCCCGCTGTTGGTTCTGACATGCTTCCGATTCCGAATGCTGACCTGAAGCGTTTCTATGAACAGGGATTGAGTGAGTTCATCACTGGAAAGCGTACGCTGAACAGGTCTAACTGGAATACTTGGATTGCTGAGTTCAAGAAGCTCGGTGGACAGGATTGGAATGACAAGGGCGTTGCCTTTGCCAAGGAGAACAACCTGCTGAACGAGTAG
- a CDS encoding glycoside hydrolase family 88 protein encodes MMDRGERLSLKLAESVVSRYKPSQMRWHYEHGLVIHSCLLVGEAYDREEMFQWAYTMYDPMVEKDGQVVSYRLGEYNLDQINAGRNLFALYEKTKEKRFLLAAQLLKSQLNSHPRTLSGVFWHKEIYPWQIWLDGVYMQGPFNAQFCKVSGDSAGFNDTVEQVIKVYRTLRDPKTGLLYHAYDESRGQRWSDAETGLSPHFWGRAIGWYCMAILDILDFLPASHPKRGELGRILVQVLDSLLPYQSESGMWYQVVDKQDEKENYLETSCSSMFAYSLLKALRVGITNNEIYRKQAMLAIEDIKKRYLREDEKGCLHLGGICSVAGLGGNPYRDGSLHYYVCEPVVEDDFKGMGSFILACLEAEQAT; translated from the coding sequence ATGATGGACAGGGGTGAGCGCCTTTCGTTGAAACTGGCTGAAAGTGTGGTTTCACGCTACAAACCTTCACAAATGCGATGGCATTATGAGCATGGGCTGGTGATACACAGTTGTCTGCTGGTTGGAGAGGCCTATGACCGAGAAGAGATGTTCCAGTGGGCATATACCATGTATGACCCAATGGTGGAAAAGGATGGCCAGGTTGTCTCCTACCGATTAGGGGAGTACAACCTAGACCAGATTAACGCTGGAAGAAATCTTTTCGCTCTGTATGAAAAGACAAAGGAGAAACGTTTTCTCCTGGCTGCCCAGCTGCTGAAAAGTCAGCTCAACTCCCACCCAAGGACTCTTTCAGGCGTGTTCTGGCATAAGGAGATATACCCTTGGCAGATATGGCTGGATGGAGTCTACATGCAGGGTCCTTTCAATGCCCAATTCTGTAAGGTAAGTGGTGATAGTGCAGGATTCAATGATACGGTGGAGCAGGTGATCAAGGTTTATCGGACGCTTAGGGACCCAAAGACCGGCTTGCTCTATCATGCTTATGATGAGTCTCGGGGCCAGAGATGGTCTGATGCAGAAACCGGTCTTTCTCCCCATTTCTGGGGTAGGGCGATTGGGTGGTACTGTATGGCCATCCTTGATATCCTTGACTTTCTTCCTGCGTCACATCCCAAACGAGGAGAACTGGGACGGATTCTTGTCCAGGTTCTTGATTCACTGCTCCCTTATCAAAGTGAGAGTGGCATGTGGTATCAGGTGGTGGACAAACAAGATGAAAAAGAGAACTATCTTGAGACCTCATGCTCAAGTATGTTTGCCTATAGCCTTCTGAAAGCGTTGCGAGTTGGTATCACCAATAATGAAATCTATAGAAAGCAGGCTATGCTTGCCATTGAGGACATCAAAAAGCGATATCTGAGAGAGGATGAGAAAGGATGTCTCCATCTAGGGGGAATCTGTTCTGTTGCCGGATTAGGAGGGAATCCCTATCGCGATGGTTCTTTGCACTACTATGTATGTGAGCCAGTAGTAGAGGATGATTTTAAAGGGATGGGTTCCTTTATCCTTGCTTGCTTGGAAGCTGAGCAAGCTACCTAG
- a CDS encoding BMP family ABC transporter substrate-binding protein, whose amino-acid sequence MLGSFAFAQGSDEGGAKKSNLRVGMVTDAGTIDDKSFNQGTWEGILKASKDYALDVKYLKPAGTTEADYLKEIGNLVDAGYNFIVCPGFKFETALFEAQDKYPNVKFVILDGEPHSADYSEYRIEPNVVAVYYAEHESGFLAGLAAALQLKEGDFGFVGGMEIPAVQKFNWGFQQGVAFANENYGTKIVMKQENNLYQGSFDNISAGQQIAASMYDRGVDVIFAAAGGVGVGVINEAKNRASSGQNVWVIGVDVDQYPEGVLPSGKSIILTSAMKYLDRASYDMIVAELNGTFPAGEILTFTAANEGVGIPAENPNLDKAVTDEVAKVSAMMTSGELKVRASGDGLFK is encoded by the coding sequence ATGCTCGGCTCGTTTGCATTCGCTCAAGGTAGCGATGAAGGTGGGGCAAAGAAGAGTAATCTTCGTGTTGGAATGGTAACTGATGCTGGTACGATTGATGATAAATCCTTCAATCAGGGAACTTGGGAAGGTATTTTGAAGGCAAGTAAGGACTACGCGCTTGATGTCAAATATCTCAAGCCCGCAGGGACCACTGAGGCTGACTACCTGAAGGAAATCGGTAACTTGGTTGATGCTGGCTATAACTTTATTGTATGCCCAGGATTCAAGTTTGAGACCGCACTGTTTGAGGCTCAGGATAAGTACCCCAATGTGAAGTTCGTTATCCTCGATGGTGAACCCCACAGTGCTGATTACTCTGAGTACCGCATTGAGCCAAATGTAGTTGCAGTGTATTATGCTGAGCACGAATCTGGCTTCCTTGCTGGACTTGCTGCCGCTTTGCAACTTAAGGAAGGCGATTTTGGGTTTGTCGGTGGAATGGAGATCCCCGCTGTACAGAAGTTCAATTGGGGCTTCCAGCAGGGTGTTGCTTTTGCAAATGAAAACTACGGCACCAAGATTGTGATGAAGCAAGAGAACAACCTTTATCAGGGTTCCTTTGACAACATCAGTGCTGGTCAGCAGATTGCAGCATCCATGTACGACCGTGGTGTGGATGTCATCTTTGCAGCAGCCGGTGGTGTTGGTGTTGGTGTTATCAACGAAGCCAAGAACCGTGCTTCCAGTGGACAGAACGTATGGGTGATCGGTGTTGACGTAGACCAGTACCCTGAGGGCGTACTTCCTAGCGGTAAGTCCATCATCCTCACCAGTGCCATGAAGTACCTCGACCGTGCTTCCTATGACATGATTGTTGCCGAGCTCAATGGAACCTTCCCTGCTGGTGAAATACTTACCTTTACTGCAGCAAATGAGGGAGTAGGTATTCCAGCTGAGAACCCGAATCTCGACAAGGCTGTCACTGATGAAGTTGCCAAGGTCTCTGCAATGATGACCAGTGGTGAGCTTAAGGTGCGGGCTTCCGGCGATGGATTGTTCAAGTAA
- a CDS encoding ABC transporter ATP-binding protein has product MSHVIEMLNIRKEFPGIVANDDITLQVEQGEIHAILGENGAGKSTLMSILFGLYHADKGKIKVKGKEVRINDPNDANELGIGMVHQHFQLVQNFTVTENIILGKEGGFILDRRTASKKIKALSEKYGLNIDPNMVIEDITVGMQQRVEILKMLYRNAEILIFDEPTAVLTPQEIEDLMEIMRSLVTEGKSVILITHKLNEIKAVADRCTVIRRGKLIGVVNVKETTTAKMASMMVGRPVSFKVDKKPAQVGRVILDIHDLKVMSSKKILGVKDFSLSVKAGEIVGIAGVDGNGQTELIEAITGLRVVESGSIILDGNDITNADIRRRNEIGLGHIPEDRQKRGLVMSSSVFNNVAIKEYYHSPFSKKGILEADYLREYAQKVVGQFDVRSGEGIFSLAGKLSGGNQQKLIVGREVVADPELLIAVQPTRGLDVGAIEYIHSQLVAHRDKGHAVLLVSFELDEIFNLSDRIAVMNSGELIDIVKTSETNEDEVGLMMAGVKRKEGEQ; this is encoded by the coding sequence ATGAGCCACGTTATTGAGATGTTGAACATACGCAAGGAGTTTCCAGGAATCGTTGCAAACGATGACATCACCTTGCAAGTGGAACAGGGAGAAATACATGCCATTCTTGGTGAGAATGGAGCAGGTAAGTCTACCCTTATGAGCATCCTTTTCGGTTTATATCATGCCGATAAGGGGAAGATTAAAGTCAAAGGGAAAGAAGTAAGGATCAATGATCCCAACGATGCCAATGAGCTTGGTATTGGGATGGTGCATCAGCACTTCCAGCTAGTACAGAATTTCACGGTTACCGAAAATATCATTCTCGGAAAAGAGGGAGGTTTTATCCTTGATCGCAGGACTGCATCCAAGAAGATCAAGGCCCTCTCTGAAAAATATGGATTGAATATAGATCCGAACATGGTTATCGAGGATATCACTGTTGGGATGCAGCAACGCGTAGAGATCCTGAAAATGCTCTACCGAAATGCTGAGATACTGATATTTGATGAACCGACGGCAGTACTTACCCCTCAGGAAATAGAAGACCTGATGGAGATTATGAGAAGTCTGGTTACAGAGGGGAAATCAGTTATTCTGATCACCCATAAGCTGAATGAGATCAAGGCCGTTGCCGACCGATGTACAGTTATCCGTCGGGGAAAACTCATCGGGGTGGTGAATGTAAAGGAAACCACAACAGCCAAAATGGCATCAATGATGGTAGGTAGGCCTGTTAGTTTCAAAGTTGACAAGAAACCTGCCCAGGTGGGGCGTGTAATATTGGATATTCATGATCTGAAGGTCATGAGCAGTAAGAAGATACTTGGAGTAAAGGATTTCTCACTTTCGGTTAAAGCTGGTGAGATTGTCGGTATTGCCGGCGTTGACGGTAATGGACAGACCGAGCTTATTGAGGCGATAACCGGATTGAGGGTGGTTGAAAGTGGTTCGATCATCCTTGATGGGAATGACATCACCAATGCCGATATTCGCAGGCGCAATGAGATTGGCCTTGGACATATTCCTGAGGATAGGCAGAAACGAGGGTTGGTGATGAGCTCTTCGGTGTTCAATAATGTTGCCATCAAGGAGTACTACCACAGCCCTTTCAGCAAGAAAGGTATTCTTGAAGCTGACTACTTACGGGAGTATGCCCAGAAAGTGGTCGGGCAGTTTGATGTCCGCAGTGGTGAAGGCATTTTCTCCCTTGCAGGGAAGCTCTCTGGAGGCAATCAGCAGAAATTGATTGTTGGTCGTGAGGTCGTTGCTGATCCTGAGCTGCTGATAGCAGTCCAGCCAACCAGGGGACTGGATGTAGGAGCCATCGAATATATTCACTCCCAACTGGTAGCACACCGAGACAAGGGCCATGCAGTATTGCTGGTTTCCTTTGAGTTGGATGAAATCTTCAACCTCTCCGATAGGATTGCTGTCATGAATAGTGGGGAGTTGATTGATATTGTGAAAACCTCAGAGACAAATGAGGATGAGGTCGGCTTGATGATGGCCGGCGTTAAGCGAAAGGAAGGTGAACAATGA
- a CDS encoding ABC transporter permease, translating to MKSLKKRELQSNAFLVAVSAVVLGLIAGAILMASIGSNPFAGFWYLFRGSLMNIERIGNTLATATTLMLVGLSVAFAFRTGLFNIGASGQMLVGGLCATIVAHKVFLPRPLFLAVLIGAALAGGAIWGVIPGFLKAKFNVHEVVATIMMNWIAYWSVYYFVPAYLKGPSLETESASIAVSQSLRTEWLTNLFNGSYMNLGFFIAIISVILIKFILDKTTLGFSLKAVGANRFCAEYAGIKVNRNVVISMMIAGGLAGLAGLSFYTGYSRNMQIGVMPSQGFDGIAVALLGASNPLGVFFSALFFGILQSGKGFMNAMTSVPPEIADTIIAVIIYFTATSVLFKRFWDAVFKRRNNRINSQEEPVARTPEKEDK from the coding sequence ATGAAATCATTGAAAAAACGAGAACTGCAAAGCAACGCCTTCCTCGTCGCAGTCAGTGCAGTGGTCCTTGGTCTTATTGCCGGTGCCATTCTTATGGCTTCAATCGGTAGTAATCCCTTTGCAGGGTTTTGGTACTTGTTCCGTGGAAGTCTGATGAATATTGAGAGAATTGGAAACACCTTGGCAACAGCAACTACCTTGATGTTGGTAGGTCTTTCTGTTGCTTTTGCTTTCAGGACAGGACTATTCAACATTGGTGCAAGTGGACAGATGTTGGTTGGTGGCCTCTGTGCAACGATTGTTGCCCATAAGGTGTTTCTTCCCCGTCCACTCTTCTTGGCTGTATTGATCGGAGCGGCCTTGGCTGGGGGAGCAATCTGGGGAGTTATTCCTGGATTCCTTAAAGCCAAGTTCAATGTGCATGAAGTTGTTGCTACCATTATGATGAACTGGATCGCCTACTGGTCGGTCTATTACTTTGTTCCTGCCTATCTCAAGGGACCCTCCCTGGAGACTGAGAGCGCCAGTATTGCAGTTTCCCAATCCCTCAGAACAGAGTGGTTGACCAACCTATTCAACGGATCGTACATGAACCTTGGTTTCTTCATAGCGATTATCTCAGTGATTTTGATCAAGTTCATCCTGGATAAGACAACGCTGGGCTTCAGTCTGAAAGCGGTTGGAGCCAACCGTTTCTGCGCTGAGTATGCAGGGATCAAGGTGAATCGAAATGTGGTCATCTCCATGATGATCGCAGGTGGTCTGGCAGGTCTGGCGGGGTTATCATTCTACACAGGGTATTCAAGGAATATGCAGATTGGAGTCATGCCTTCCCAAGGGTTTGATGGAATTGCCGTAGCACTTTTGGGTGCAAGCAATCCACTAGGGGTCTTCTTCAGTGCACTGTTCTTTGGAATCTTGCAATCTGGAAAAGGGTTCATGAATGCCATGACCAGTGTTCCCCCGGAGATTGCCGATACCATCATTGCCGTAATCATCTACTTTACGGCAACCAGTGTATTGTTCAAGCGTTTCTGGGATGCTGTATTCAAACGACGAAATAACAGGATCAATTCCCAAGAGGAACCTGTGGCAAGAACACCAGAGAAGGAGGACAAGTAA
- a CDS encoding ABC transporter permease, with translation MWDTLVSIFPYAIAYTIPMLMTSLGGLYSERSGVTNLGLEGLMLVGYFASAITIKMSEATLGINALPIGLLVGVAAGAIFSLLHAFASINLKADQVISGTAINMLAAALTVYLARTISGSGNVRIMMGIVRENIPFLSKIPIIGPLFFSQSYWTTWVCLIIWGLSWILLYKTSFGLRLRACGEHPSAVASAGINVHKMRYFGVAMSGALAGLGGSVILITYSGEFNGTVAGLGFLSIAALIFGQWKPLGILGATFFFGIATTIANVSQVIPSLQVIPPVFFKIFPYVATLLALVLFSKNSAAPKASGEPF, from the coding sequence ATGTGGGATACCTTGGTAAGTATTTTTCCCTATGCAATCGCCTATACGATTCCCATGTTGATGACCTCCCTTGGGGGTTTGTACAGTGAACGAAGCGGTGTCACTAACCTTGGGCTGGAAGGCTTGATGCTTGTTGGTTACTTTGCCAGTGCCATAACGATCAAGATGAGTGAAGCAACCTTGGGTATCAATGCGCTACCCATAGGGCTGCTTGTAGGTGTTGCCGCTGGTGCAATCTTCAGTCTTCTCCACGCGTTTGCCTCGATCAACCTGAAGGCTGACCAGGTAATCAGTGGAACAGCAATCAATATGTTGGCAGCTGCCCTCACGGTATATCTTGCCAGAACCATCAGTGGGAGCGGAAACGTCCGTATCATGATGGGTATCGTTCGTGAGAATATCCCGTTCCTTTCCAAGATACCGATCATTGGACCTCTCTTCTTCAGCCAGTCCTACTGGACCACATGGGTCTGTCTGATTATCTGGGGGCTTTCGTGGATTTTGTTGTACAAGACCAGCTTTGGTCTTCGTCTCCGCGCTTGTGGAGAGCACCCTTCTGCTGTTGCCTCAGCTGGAATCAATGTACATAAGATGCGATACTTCGGTGTTGCCATGAGTGGTGCTCTTGCAGGATTGGGAGGGTCGGTCATCTTGATAACCTACTCAGGCGAGTTCAATGGTACGGTTGCCGGTCTCGGCTTTCTCTCCATTGCTGCCTTGATCTTTGGACAGTGGAAACCATTGGGCATTCTTGGTGCAACCTTCTTTTTCGGAATTGCAACAACAATTGCCAATGTCAGTCAGGTCATACCTTCCTTGCAGGTAATTCCTCCTGTCTTCTTCAAGATTTTCCCCTATGTAGCCACCTTATTGGCTTTGGTGCTATTCTCTAAAAATTCCGCTGCTCCAAAGGCTAGTGGAGAACCGTTCTAA
- a CDS encoding purine-nucleoside phosphorylase, translated as MDNLMDKMQEAAMYITSRIGEEPVSIGMVLGSGLGGLADELEDAVAISYKDIPHFPVSTVYGHKGRLVAGTLEGKRVLCMQGRFHYYEGYGMDQVVFPIQVMHALGIEQLLVTNAAGGVNESYKPGDLMLISDHIKLIADSPMRGPNYESLGERFFDMTNAYDKQLCSLAREEAKKQDISLQEGVYMFFAGPSYETPAEIRAARTLGADAVGMSTVPEAIAASHMRMKVLGISCITNMASGILDQPLSHTEVMETGDQVKEAFTSLVRSVTKVWPV; from the coding sequence ATGGATAATTTGATGGATAAAATGCAGGAAGCTGCGATGTATATTACTTCTCGTATCGGAGAGGAGCCCGTTTCAATTGGTATGGTATTGGGTAGTGGACTTGGGGGGTTGGCTGATGAGCTGGAGGATGCTGTAGCAATCTCCTATAAGGATATTCCCCATTTCCCAGTCTCTACAGTGTATGGCCATAAAGGTCGTTTGGTAGCTGGTACGCTGGAAGGTAAACGTGTGTTATGCATGCAGGGCCGCTTTCACTACTATGAAGGGTATGGTATGGACCAGGTGGTCTTTCCCATCCAGGTGATGCATGCCCTCGGTATTGAACAGCTCTTGGTGACCAATGCTGCCGGTGGAGTGAATGAATCCTATAAGCCGGGTGATTTGATGTTGATCAGTGACCACATCAAATTGATCGCTGACAGTCCTATGCGTGGACCCAACTATGAGAGCCTTGGGGAACGATTCTTTGATATGACCAATGCCTATGACAAGCAGTTGTGTTCCTTGGCAAGGGAGGAAGCGAAAAAACAGGATATTTCATTGCAGGAAGGTGTCTACATGTTTTTTGCGGGGCCATCATATGAGACTCCTGCAGAGATCCGTGCAGCAAGGACGCTCGGGGCAGATGCAGTGGGAATGTCCACGGTACCTGAAGCAATTGCTGCAAGCCATATGCGTATGAAGGTGCTGGGGATCAGTTGCATCACTAATATGGCATCTGGAATCCTGGACCAGCCGCTGAGTCATACCGAGGTCATGGAGACAGGAGACCAGGTGAAGGAAGCCTTTACTTCTCTGGTTCGCAGTGTAACAAAGGTCTGGCCTGTATGA
- a CDS encoding cupin domain-containing protein, with protein sequence MKSQALIEQLGLEPLPGEGGFFKRVHSFMEEDRLLGSVIYYLVTEESYSSLHYLSTDEVWFFLEGDSLEQLVLNSDGSHEIRLLGPVSKGSQPLSIVRGGCWQGTKLRGSQGWALCATTMCPSFEQSVYRQGTTELEGEYPQCPDIRRFLAKEE encoded by the coding sequence ATGAAGAGCCAGGCACTGATAGAGCAATTGGGTCTGGAACCTCTCCCAGGGGAAGGTGGATTCTTTAAGCGGGTTCACTCTTTCATGGAGGAAGACCGCTTGCTTGGCAGTGTCATCTACTATCTGGTCACCGAAGAGAGCTACTCCTCTCTCCACTATCTCTCTACTGATGAGGTATGGTTCTTCCTCGAGGGTGATTCCTTGGAGCAGCTGGTACTCAACAGTGATGGTAGTCATGAAATACGTCTGTTGGGACCGGTAAGCAAGGGAAGCCAGCCTCTCTCCATAGTGCGGGGAGGGTGTTGGCAGGGAACCAAACTCCGAGGAAGCCAAGGTTGGGCTTTATGTGCAACTACCATGTGCCCTTCCTTCGAGCAGAGTGTTTACAGGCAAGGTACTACAGAACTGGAGGGTGAGTATCCACAGTGTCCTGATATAAGAAGATTCTTAGCGAAGGAGGAGTGA
- a CDS encoding SDR family NAD(P)-dependent oxidoreductase has product MRSILVSGGTSTLGRAICERFVKAGERVYCGYASNRETADELAASYGPSLIPLHLDIQDAGSIASSLQELEGLDVLVNNSGVFSVFTPTELLESEWQRIFDINVTGLFRLTQKCIPLLRARKGSIVNIASINALHPGFGGTSHYDASKGAVVAYTKSLAKELGPSIRVNAVAPGLLKAPYLDNENPLRQHYEERSLLQSLVEPGEVAKVVQLLSDCSAMTGELVGVDCGYLMG; this is encoded by the coding sequence ATGCGCAGTATTCTAGTGAGCGGAGGAACCAGTACCTTGGGGAGGGCAATCTGTGAACGATTTGTCAAAGCCGGGGAGCGGGTGTACTGCGGTTATGCATCAAACAGGGAAACCGCTGATGAATTGGCAGCTTCCTATGGCCCCTCCTTGATCCCTCTCCATCTCGATATCCAGGATGCAGGAAGTATTGCTTCATCACTCCAGGAACTGGAAGGACTTGACGTCCTGGTGAACAACAGCGGGGTGTTTTCTGTTTTCACCCCAACTGAGTTATTGGAATCTGAGTGGCAGAGAATCTTTGACATCAATGTAACAGGTCTATTCAGGCTGACCCAGAAGTGTATCCCGTTACTCAGGGCAAGAAAGGGAAGTATTGTCAATATTGCAAGTATCAATGCACTTCATCCTGGGTTTGGTGGTACGAGCCACTATGATGCATCAAAAGGTGCGGTGGTTGCATATACGAAAAGTCTGGCAAAGGAACTGGGGCCATCGATCCGTGTAAATGCAGTAGCTCCCGGGTTGTTGAAGGCTCCTTATCTTGATAATGAGAATCCATTGAGACAACACTATGAAGAGCGCTCCTTGCTCCAATCACTGGTAGAGCCTGGAGAAGTGGCGAAGGTGGTGCAATTATTGTCTGACTGCAGTGCGATGACCGGTGAGCTGGTCGGCGTTGACTGCGGGTATCTCATGGGGTGA
- a CDS encoding metallophosphoesterase has product MRILCISDETDPLVYSKNISSRYGDVDIVISAGDLPLKYYEFIISSLNKPLFFVFGNHNLEYLHQFVEQSPLLSQYGYNKDGKVQTLPTFGGGDFADGKVLYDKKHNLIIAGLGGSMRYNKGAHQYSEREMFFRMLKMAPKLLFNRLFRGRWVDILLTHAAPLGLGDDTDRCHQGFSTFLTFMQWFKPRYLLHGHIHLHDMNANRHHVYKQTKVINIFQNYILDDPALGKGKQDGKNGR; this is encoded by the coding sequence ATGAGAATACTGTGTATTTCAGATGAGACAGACCCCTTGGTATACTCCAAGAATATTTCCAGCCGATATGGAGATGTCGATATTGTGATCTCAGCAGGCGATCTCCCTCTCAAATATTATGAGTTCATTATCTCGAGCCTGAACAAGCCTCTTTTCTTTGTGTTTGGGAACCATAATCTAGAGTATCTGCATCAATTTGTTGAACAGTCGCCCCTTCTCTCCCAGTATGGCTACAACAAGGATGGAAAGGTGCAAACCTTGCCTACTTTTGGCGGTGGGGATTTTGCAGACGGTAAGGTGTTATATGACAAGAAGCATAATCTGATCATTGCCGGTCTTGGTGGTTCCATGCGCTACAACAAGGGTGCACACCAATACTCTGAGCGGGAAATGTTCTTCAGGATGCTGAAAATGGCCCCGAAACTGTTGTTCAACCGTTTGTTCAGGGGAAGGTGGGTCGATATCCTGCTCACCCATGCAGCTCCCCTCGGCCTTGGTGATGATACCGATCGCTGTCACCAAGGATTTTCCACTTTTTTGACTTTCATGCAATGGTTCAAGCCTAGGTACTTGCTTCATGGTCATATTCATCTGCATGATATGAATGCCAATCGACATCATGTGTACAAACAGACCAAGGTCATCAATATCTTTCAGAACTACATACTTGATGACCCTGCACTAGGAAAGGGGAAACAAGATGGTAAAAATGGGCGTTGA